One genomic segment of Planctomycetota bacterium includes these proteins:
- a CDS encoding HAD-IA family hydrolase — translation MKPYLGLIFDCDGTLADTMPAHFLAWNTTLHRYNLHLPEDRFYSLGGVPTNKIVAMLADEAGLSLDVEAVAHEKELAFHEALHEIGCIEPVVAIAAEHRGKLPMAVATGSLRWSAERMLKHLNILDWFDALVCADDVTRHKPEPDVFLEAARRIGVAPQRACAYEDTDLGIEAARRAGMDCVDVRTMYAVRRLT, via the coding sequence ATGAAACCGTATCTCGGCCTGATCTTCGACTGCGACGGCACACTCGCCGACACCATGCCCGCGCACTTCCTGGCATGGAACACGACGCTGCATCGCTACAACCTGCATCTGCCCGAGGACCGCTTCTACTCCCTCGGCGGCGTGCCGACCAACAAGATCGTCGCCATGCTCGCTGACGAAGCCGGCCTCTCCCTCGACGTCGAAGCAGTCGCGCATGAAAAGGAACTGGCGTTCCACGAAGCGCTGCACGAGATCGGATGCATCGAGCCCGTCGTCGCCATCGCCGCCGAACACCGCGGCAAGCTGCCCATGGCCGTCGCCACCGGCTCCCTGCGATGGAGCGCCGAGCGCATGCTCAAACACCTGAATATCCTCGACTGGTTCGACGCGTTGGTCTGCGCCGATGACGTGACCCGACACAAGCCCGAACCGGATGTGTTCCTCGAAGCGGCGCGCCGCATCGGCGTCGCGCCCCAGCGCGCCTGCGCCTACGAAGACACCGATCTGGGCATCGAGGCCGCCCGACGCGCCGGCATGGACTGCGTCGATGTGCGCACGATGTACGCCGTGCGGCGATTGACCTGA
- a CDS encoding PhzF family phenazine biosynthesis isomerase — protein MSLPIFQIDAFTDTPFAGNPATVVILEGPAKATWMQRVAAEMNLSETAFVELHEDHIGLRWFTPLLEVDLCGHATLAAAHALWQTQRAEGPIAFHTRSGVLTARQRGPWIELDFPADEPQPTPPPPGIADALGVKMVHIRRGVSDFLVEVESAEVVRQLIPDFARLARIEARGFIITAPSDDDRYDFISRFFAPRFGINEDPVTGSAHCTLSPYWSEKLDDDELVGYQASPRGGFVRTHRKRDRVVLSGQAVTVLAGELTVD, from the coding sequence ATGTCCCTGCCGATTTTTCAGATTGATGCGTTCACCGACACGCCCTTCGCCGGGAATCCGGCGACGGTGGTGATTCTCGAAGGGCCGGCGAAGGCGACGTGGATGCAGCGCGTGGCGGCGGAGATGAATCTGTCCGAGACGGCCTTCGTCGAACTTCACGAAGACCACATCGGCCTGCGCTGGTTCACGCCGCTGCTGGAAGTCGATCTGTGCGGACACGCCACGCTCGCGGCGGCGCACGCGCTCTGGCAGACCCAGCGCGCGGAAGGACCGATCGCATTCCACACGCGCTCGGGCGTGCTGACCGCGCGGCAGCGCGGCCCGTGGATCGAGCTGGACTTCCCCGCCGACGAGCCGCAGCCGACGCCGCCGCCGCCGGGCATCGCCGACGCGCTGGGCGTGAAAATGGTGCATATCCGCCGGGGCGTGAGCGATTTTCTCGTCGAAGTCGAGTCGGCGGAGGTCGTGCGTCAGCTCATCCCCGATTTCGCCCGGCTCGCCCGCATCGAAGCGCGCGGGTTCATCATCACCGCGCCCAGCGATGACGATCGCTACGACTTCATCAGCCGCTTCTTCGCCCCCCGCTTCGGCATCAACGAAGACCCCGTCACCGGGTCCGCCCACTGCACGCTCTCGCCTTACTGGAGCGAGAAACTCGACGATGACGAACTAGTCGGCTACCAGGCGTCGCCGCGCGGCGGATTCGTCCGCACGCATCGCAAGCGCGACCGCGTCGTCCTCAGCGGGCAGGCCGTCACCGTGCTCGCCGGCGAACTGACGGTGGACTGA
- the ilvC gene encoding ketol-acid reductoisomerase, with the protein MAIEMLYEKDGSLGPLQGKTIGVLGFGSQGHAHALNARESGLNVIVANRADSPNGKLAIENGFTPMSVDEVVKKSDMILVTLPDEVQPEVYAKSIAPHLTAGKTLAFTHGFNIHFKTITPPKDVNVIMIAPKGPGHLVRSEYQRGGGVPCLIAVHQNPSGSADAQSIAMAWAIAIGGARSGVIVTNFKDECETDLFGEQVVLCGGLSAMIKAGFETLVEAGYPPEMAYFEVCHELKLIVDLIYQGGLGYMRYSISNTAEWGDLSVGPKIITADVKARMKQALTDIQKGDFAKGWRAEYEGGMKNFKRLYEADRNHGVEVTGRKLRAMMPWLKAKTPPGE; encoded by the coding sequence ATGGCCATTGAGATGTTGTACGAGAAGGACGGCTCGCTCGGGCCGCTCCAAGGCAAGACCATCGGCGTGCTGGGCTTCGGATCGCAGGGTCACGCCCATGCCCTCAACGCCCGCGAGTCCGGCCTGAACGTCATCGTCGCCAACCGGGCCGACTCGCCCAATGGCAAGCTCGCCATCGAAAACGGGTTCACGCCCATGTCCGTTGACGAAGTCGTCAAGAAGTCGGACATGATCCTCGTGACGCTCCCCGACGAGGTCCAGCCGGAGGTTTACGCCAAGTCGATCGCGCCGCATCTGACGGCGGGCAAGACGCTGGCGTTCACGCATGGGTTCAACATCCACTTCAAGACGATCACGCCGCCCAAGGATGTGAACGTCATCATGATCGCCCCCAAAGGCCCCGGCCACCTCGTCCGCAGCGAGTATCAGCGCGGCGGCGGCGTGCCGTGCCTCATCGCTGTGCATCAGAATCCGTCGGGCTCGGCGGACGCGCAGTCGATCGCCATGGCGTGGGCCATCGCCATCGGCGGCGCCCGCTCCGGCGTCATCGTGACGAATTTCAAGGACGAATGCGAAACCGATCTGTTCGGCGAGCAGGTCGTCCTGTGCGGCGGCCTGTCCGCCATGATCAAGGCGGGCTTCGAGACGCTCGTCGAAGCCGGCTACCCGCCGGAGATGGCGTACTTTGAAGTGTGTCACGAACTGAAGCTCATCGTCGACCTGATCTATCAGGGCGGGCTGGGCTACATGCGCTACTCGATCTCCAACACCGCCGAATGGGGCGATCTGTCCGTCGGCCCCAAGATCATCACCGCCGACGTCAAAGCCCGCATGAAGCAGGCCCTGACCGACATCCAGAAAGGCGACTTCGCCAAGGGCTGGCGCGCCGAGTACGAAGGCGGCATGAAGAACTTCAAGCGGCTCTACGAGGCCGACCGTAACCACGGCGTGGAAGTCACCGGCCGCAAACTCCGGGCGATGATGCCCTGGCTCAAGGCCAAGACCCCGCCGGGCGAATAA
- a CDS encoding PQQ-binding-like beta-propeller repeat protein, with the protein MLTDVRWRTFLVVLTLVGAGAVFAGDWPQFGGPGRDNHSDEQGLMKEWPKDGPGIAWRVETAGIGYASVSVAGGRVFTQGIVNEVEQVIALDEKDGHTLWMIAAQPEAKPYKNGQGDGPRGTPTVDGDRVYAESGQGALSCHEVATGKIVWQRSLTKDFGGHVPGWGYSESPLVVGDWLIVTPGGKGGTLAALNKMTGETVWESKGVTQGAQYCSPQLAEIAGVKQIIQMARDSVFAVELATGKFLWEYKHANNGTANVCMPLIKGDYVFASSAYGTGGGLVHVTRDDQTWKVDEVYFEKRMANHHGGLVRVGDYIYGFGSRDLMCMNYMTGAIAWSDHSVGKGSIIAADGMLYLLGERREMALAEATHEAYREHGRFKLEDQNAPTWAHPVVANGRLYLRNEKQITAFDLKPALTERPSGDSRTISGS; encoded by the coding sequence ATGCTCACCGATGTGCGATGGCGGACATTTCTGGTCGTGCTCACTCTTGTCGGCGCCGGCGCGGTTTTCGCCGGGGACTGGCCGCAGTTCGGCGGGCCGGGGCGGGACAACCATTCCGACGAGCAGGGGCTCATGAAGGAATGGCCCAAGGACGGGCCGGGCATCGCATGGCGCGTCGAGACGGCGGGGATCGGGTACGCCTCGGTGTCGGTGGCCGGGGGGCGCGTGTTCACGCAGGGGATCGTCAACGAGGTCGAGCAGGTGATCGCGCTGGATGAGAAGGACGGTCACACGCTCTGGATGATCGCCGCGCAGCCGGAGGCGAAGCCGTACAAAAATGGACAAGGCGACGGTCCGCGCGGGACGCCGACGGTGGATGGCGATCGCGTGTACGCCGAGAGCGGTCAGGGCGCGTTGAGCTGTCACGAAGTCGCCACGGGGAAGATCGTCTGGCAGCGTTCGCTCACGAAGGACTTCGGGGGCCACGTGCCCGGCTGGGGCTACAGCGAGTCGCCGCTGGTCGTGGGCGACTGGCTGATCGTCACGCCCGGCGGCAAGGGCGGAACGCTGGCGGCGCTGAACAAGATGACGGGCGAAACGGTTTGGGAATCGAAGGGCGTCACGCAGGGCGCGCAGTATTGTTCGCCCCAGCTTGCGGAGATCGCGGGCGTGAAGCAGATCATTCAGATGGCGCGCGACAGCGTCTTCGCGGTCGAATTGGCCACGGGTAAATTCCTCTGGGAATACAAGCACGCCAACAACGGGACCGCCAACGTCTGCATGCCCCTCATCAAGGGCGACTACGTCTTCGCCTCCAGCGCCTACGGCACCGGCGGCGGACTCGTGCATGTCACGCGCGACGACCAGACATGGAAGGTCGACGAGGTGTATTTCGAGAAGCGCATGGCCAATCATCATGGCGGCCTCGTGCGCGTCGGCGACTACATCTATGGGTTCGGCTCGCGCGACCTGATGTGCATGAACTACATGACGGGCGCGATCGCATGGTCGGATCACTCCGTCGGCAAGGGCTCGATCATCGCGGCCGACGGCATGCTGTATCTGCTCGGCGAGCGGCGGGAGATGGCGCTGGCGGAGGCCACGCATGAAGCATACCGCGAGCACGGCCGCTTCAAGCTCGAGGATCAGAACGCGCCGACATGGGCGCATCCGGTCGTGGCCAACGGGCGGCTCTACCTCCGCAATGAAAAACAGATCACCGCGTTTGACCTCAAACCGGCCCTGACCGAACGCCCCAGCGGCGATTCGCGTACAATCTCCGGTTCGTAA